Proteins encoded in a region of the Tripterygium wilfordii isolate XIE 37 chromosome 21, ASM1340144v1, whole genome shotgun sequence genome:
- the LOC119987871 gene encoding zinc finger BED domain-containing protein RICESLEEPER 2-like, with protein sequence MEKESPTVGSTPTTQSAPTVGESASAPPIQTSPNVGAENEVISNSNRTSIEENIEENSRNNRKHKSPAWDHFEEKYVGGKRKAMCPDCKKVLGGQSKNRTKHLLDHMKSCLYKKQKTINQSILNPTKSNDGSMKLGTYTFDQNQAREELAKMITLHGYPLSMVQHVGFKRFIYVPCPHTAEVLTNAFIDCLLDWNLDCKLSTLTVDNCTTNDVMIEVILDKIPPMSFWTATPKRDEKFVEAACQLKVPSTKKLKLDCKTRWNSTYLMLNTALIYKDVFPRLKQRETLYKRVPTEEEWSKVRDICSKLEMFFDATELFSGTLYPTIDIFFSHICQIKLAIDEWIRVDDIDVKIMASKMKVKFDKYWDIMNYLLAIGSILDPRYKMKMIEFYYPLVYGDTSSSEIEKISSRPPLPKRGAYATRFEMFLDSTPTNEHVKSEMDHYLEESLLPRNTHDFDILCWWKTNDIKYPTLHDIAKDVLSIPVTIVA encoded by the exons ATGGAGAAGGAGAGTCCAACAGTGGGGTCTACTCCAACAACCCAAAGTGCTCCAACAGTAGGTGAAAGTGCAAGTGCTCCTCCTATCCAAACAAGTCCCAATGTAGGAGCTGAAAATGAGGTAATATCGAACTCAAACCGTACTTCTATTGAGGAAAATATTGAGGAAAATTCTAGAAACAATAGAAAACACAAATCACCTGCATGGGATCATTTTGAAGAGAAGTACGTTGGTGGAAAACGGAAAGCAATGTGTCCCGATTGTAAGAAGGTCTTAGGGGGACAAAGTAAGAATAGGACTAAGCATTTGCTTGACCATATGAAGTCATGTTTGTATAAGAAACAAAAGACCATAAACCAATCTATATTGAATCCTACAAAATCTAATGATGGGTCGATGAAGCTTGGTACTTACACTTTCGACCAAAATCAAGCGAGGGAAGAGCTTGCAAAAATGATTACATTGCATGGCTACCCACTATCTATGGTTCAACATGTGGGCTTTAAAAG atttataTATGTTCCTTGTCCACATACTGCTGAGGTGCTTACAAATGCTTTCATTGATTGCTTGTTGGATTGGAATTTGGACTGTAAATTGTCTACTTTGACTGTTGACAATTGCACTACTAATGATGTTATGATTGAAGTCATCCTAGACAAGATTCCTCCTA TGTCATTTTGGACTGCAACCccaaaaagagatgaaaagtTTGTTGAGGCCGCATGTCAATTGAAAGTTCCAAGTactaaaaaattgaaacttgattgTAAAACTCGGTGGAACTCTACCTACTTAATGCTTAACACTGCATTGATTTATAAAGATGTGTTTCCTCGTTTGAAACAACGCGAGACTTTGTATAAAAGAGTCCCCACTGAAGAAGAGTGGTCCAAAGTTAGGGATATTTGTTCTAAATTAGAGATGTTTTTTGATGCTACGGAGTTGTTTTCAGGAACTTTATATCCTACTATCGATATTTTCTTCTCACATATTTGCCAAATCAAGTTGGCAATCGATGAATGGATTAGAGTTGATGACATTGATGTCAAAATTATGGCATCAAAAATGAAGGTGAAGTTTGACAAATATTGGGATATCATGAACTATTTGTTGGCAATTGGAAGCATTCTAGATCCGAGGTACAAGATGAAAATGATTGAATTTTATTATCCTCTTGTTTATGGCGACACATCTTCTTCGGAGATTGAAAAAATAAG TTCAAGGCCTCCACTTCCCAAGCGTGGTGCTTATGCTACAAGATTTGAAATGTTCTTGGATTCTACTCCTACCAATGAACATGTGAAGTCGGAGATGGATCACTATTTAGAAGAATCTCTCTTGCCAAGAAATACACATGactttgatattttgtgttGGTGGAAGACAAATGACATCAAGTATCCTACTTTACATGATATTGCTAAGGATGTGTTGTCCATTCCTGTGACGATCGTTGCTTAA
- the LOC119988117 gene encoding probable transcription factor PosF21 isoform X3 — protein sequence MDKDKTPNHGAGRPPPSGIYHGFSPPGSSFNVKPHPLASSSFHQMAPGGNSDFDRLSHDISGMLDNPLENLGHRRAHSEILSLPDDLGFDSGLGVVGGAEPLLSDETEEDWLSTFLDMDTVNSSCFTSGIQIGESPAAATGQVPPVGAGTSSMEAFAGGSCEGPRVRHQHSQSMDGSMTIKPKMLISGSEEPAVFETRKFLSAEKLAELALIDPKRAKRISANRQSAARSKERKTRHIVELERKLDTLQTKATSLTTQLTLLQRDTNGLTSEIGELKLRLETMEQQEHLHDELNDALKEEMQHLKLLTGQAMANFDSYGADQQFHPNKNAMHTLLTTDQLQQLKLRPQKQQHQLQLLQPYQMHQLQQQQKAGNVKVKGSTPPPGQKDKTSDA from the exons ATGGATAAGGACAAAACCCCAAACCATGGTGCAGGCCGTCCACCCCCTTCAGGCATCTACCACGGGTTTTCTCCTCCTGGAAGCTCTTTTAATGTAAAGCCTCATCCTTTAGCTTCCTCTTCATTCCATCAAATGGCGCCTGGTGGTAATTCTGATTTTGATCGGTTAAGTCATGATATTAGTGGAATGCTCGACAACCCACTTGAGAATTTGGGTCATCGTCGTGCACATTCAGAGATACTCAGTCTCCCCGATGATCTTGGCTTCGATAGTGGTCTTGGTGTAGTAGGCGGTGCTGAGCCCTTGTTGTCAGATGAGACAGAGGAGGACTGGTTGTCCACGTTTCTTGACATGGACACGGTCAATTCATCATGTTTTACTTCTGGAATTCAAATAGGTGAATCACCAGCTGCAGCAACAGGGCAGGTGCCACCTGTTGGAGctggaacttcttcaatggaGGCCTTTGCTGGTGGGTCTTGTGAAGGACCTAGAGTTAGGCACCAGCATAGCCAATCAATGGATGGATCAATGACAATAAAGCCGAAGATGCTCATTTCCGGATCAGAGGAACCTGCTGTGTTTGAGACTAGGAAATTCCTGTCAGCAGAAAAGCTTGCTGAGCTTGCTCTTATAGATCCCAAACGTGCAAAGAG GATTTCGGCAAATCGGCAATCAGCTGCAAGGTCGAAAGAAAGGAAAACACGTCACATAGTTGAGCTTGAAAGGAAATTGGATACACTGCAAACAAAAGCAACCTCATTAACGACTCAATTGACTTTGTTGCAG AGAGATACAAATGGTTTAACTTCTGAAATTGGTGAGCTAAAATTGCGCCTGGAAACAATGGAGCAGCAGGAGCACTTGCATGATG AATTGAACGATGCCCTGAAAGAAGAAATGCAGCATCTGAAGTTACTGACTGGCCAAGCTATGGCAAACTTTGACTCATATGGAGCTGATCAGCAATTCCATCCCAACAAGAATGCTATGCATACTCTTTTAACCACAGACCAGCTTCAACAGCTTAAACTTCGTCCTCAAAAGCAGCAACATCAACTTCAGCTTCTTCAGCCGTATCAAATGCATCAGCTGCAGCAACAACAGAAAGCTGGGAACGTGAAAGTGAAAGGATCCACACCTCCTCCAGGCCAGAAAGACAAAACATCTGATGCTTGA
- the LOC119988117 gene encoding probable transcription factor PosF21 isoform X4, which yields MVQAVHPLQASTTGFLLLEALLIGMLDNPLENLGHRRAHSEILSLPDDLGFDSGLGVVGGAEPLLSDETEEDWLSTFLDMDTVNSSCFTSGIQIGESPAAATGQVPPVGAGTSSMEAFAGGSCEGPRVRHQHSQSMDGSMTIKPKMLISGSEEPAVFETRKFLSAEKLAELALIDPKRAKRISANRQSAARSKERKTRHIVELERKLDTLQTKATSLTTQLTLLQRDTNGLTSEIGELKLRLETMEQQEHLHDELNDALKEEMQHLKLLTGQAMANFDSYGADQQFHPNKNAMHTLLTTDQLQQLKLRPQKQQHQLQLLQPYQMHQLQQQQKAGNVKVKGSTPPPGQKDKTSDA from the exons ATGGTGCAGGCCGTCCACCCCCTTCAGGCATCTACCACGGGTTTTCTCCTCCTGGAAGCTCTTTTAAT TGGAATGCTCGACAACCCACTTGAGAATTTGGGTCATCGTCGTGCACATTCAGAGATACTCAGTCTCCCCGATGATCTTGGCTTCGATAGTGGTCTTGGTGTAGTAGGCGGTGCTGAGCCCTTGTTGTCAGATGAGACAGAGGAGGACTGGTTGTCCACGTTTCTTGACATGGACACGGTCAATTCATCATGTTTTACTTCTGGAATTCAAATAGGTGAATCACCAGCTGCAGCAACAGGGCAGGTGCCACCTGTTGGAGctggaacttcttcaatggaGGCCTTTGCTGGTGGGTCTTGTGAAGGACCTAGAGTTAGGCACCAGCATAGCCAATCAATGGATGGATCAATGACAATAAAGCCGAAGATGCTCATTTCCGGATCAGAGGAACCTGCTGTGTTTGAGACTAGGAAATTCCTGTCAGCAGAAAAGCTTGCTGAGCTTGCTCTTATAGATCCCAAACGTGCAAAGAG GATTTCGGCAAATCGGCAATCAGCTGCAAGGTCGAAAGAAAGGAAAACACGTCACATAGTTGAGCTTGAAAGGAAATTGGATACACTGCAAACAAAAGCAACCTCATTAACGACTCAATTGACTTTGTTGCAG AGAGATACAAATGGTTTAACTTCTGAAATTGGTGAGCTAAAATTGCGCCTGGAAACAATGGAGCAGCAGGAGCACTTGCATGATG AATTGAACGATGCCCTGAAAGAAGAAATGCAGCATCTGAAGTTACTGACTGGCCAAGCTATGGCAAACTTTGACTCATATGGAGCTGATCAGCAATTCCATCCCAACAAGAATGCTATGCATACTCTTTTAACCACAGACCAGCTTCAACAGCTTAAACTTCGTCCTCAAAAGCAGCAACATCAACTTCAGCTTCTTCAGCCGTATCAAATGCATCAGCTGCAGCAACAACAGAAAGCTGGGAACGTGAAAGTGAAAGGATCCACACCTCCTCCAGGCCAGAAAGACAAAACATCTGATGCTTGA
- the LOC119988117 gene encoding probable transcription factor PosF21 isoform X2: MIFLQSHRLMSRGGACLLRLVLLLYERHLWVIQRWIRTKPQTMVQAVHPLQASTTGFLLLEALLIGMLDNPLENLGHRRAHSEILSLPDDLGFDSGLGVVGGAEPLLSDETEEDWLSTFLDMDTVNSSCFTSGIQIGESPAAATGQVPPVGAGTSSMEAFAGGSCEGPRVRHQHSQSMDGSMTIKPKMLISGSEEPAVFETRKFLSAEKLAELALIDPKRAKRISANRQSAARSKERKTRHIVELERKLDTLQTKATSLTTQLTLLQRDTNGLTSEIGELKLRLETMEQQEHLHDELNDALKEEMQHLKLLTGQAMANFDSYGADQQFHPNKNAMHTLLTTDQLQQLKLRPQKQQHQLQLLQPYQMHQLQQQQKAGNVKVKGSTPPPGQKDKTSDA, encoded by the exons ATGATTTTCCTGCAAAGTCACCGTCTTATGTCTCGAGGAGGAGCGTGTTTACTTCGTCTGGTTCTTCTTCTCTACGAGAGACATTTATGG GTTATTCAGAGATGGATAAGGACAAAACCCCAAACCATGGTGCAGGCCGTCCACCCCCTTCAGGCATCTACCACGGGTTTTCTCCTCCTGGAAGCTCTTTTAAT TGGAATGCTCGACAACCCACTTGAGAATTTGGGTCATCGTCGTGCACATTCAGAGATACTCAGTCTCCCCGATGATCTTGGCTTCGATAGTGGTCTTGGTGTAGTAGGCGGTGCTGAGCCCTTGTTGTCAGATGAGACAGAGGAGGACTGGTTGTCCACGTTTCTTGACATGGACACGGTCAATTCATCATGTTTTACTTCTGGAATTCAAATAGGTGAATCACCAGCTGCAGCAACAGGGCAGGTGCCACCTGTTGGAGctggaacttcttcaatggaGGCCTTTGCTGGTGGGTCTTGTGAAGGACCTAGAGTTAGGCACCAGCATAGCCAATCAATGGATGGATCAATGACAATAAAGCCGAAGATGCTCATTTCCGGATCAGAGGAACCTGCTGTGTTTGAGACTAGGAAATTCCTGTCAGCAGAAAAGCTTGCTGAGCTTGCTCTTATAGATCCCAAACGTGCAAAGAG GATTTCGGCAAATCGGCAATCAGCTGCAAGGTCGAAAGAAAGGAAAACACGTCACATAGTTGAGCTTGAAAGGAAATTGGATACACTGCAAACAAAAGCAACCTCATTAACGACTCAATTGACTTTGTTGCAG AGAGATACAAATGGTTTAACTTCTGAAATTGGTGAGCTAAAATTGCGCCTGGAAACAATGGAGCAGCAGGAGCACTTGCATGATG AATTGAACGATGCCCTGAAAGAAGAAATGCAGCATCTGAAGTTACTGACTGGCCAAGCTATGGCAAACTTTGACTCATATGGAGCTGATCAGCAATTCCATCCCAACAAGAATGCTATGCATACTCTTTTAACCACAGACCAGCTTCAACAGCTTAAACTTCGTCCTCAAAAGCAGCAACATCAACTTCAGCTTCTTCAGCCGTATCAAATGCATCAGCTGCAGCAACAACAGAAAGCTGGGAACGTGAAAGTGAAAGGATCCACACCTCCTCCAGGCCAGAAAGACAAAACATCTGATGCTTGA
- the LOC119988117 gene encoding probable transcription factor PosF21 isoform X1: MGYSEMDKDKTPNHGAGRPPPSGIYHGFSPPGSSFNVKPHPLASSSFHQMAPGGNSDFDRLSHDISGMLDNPLENLGHRRAHSEILSLPDDLGFDSGLGVVGGAEPLLSDETEEDWLSTFLDMDTVNSSCFTSGIQIGESPAAATGQVPPVGAGTSSMEAFAGGSCEGPRVRHQHSQSMDGSMTIKPKMLISGSEEPAVFETRKFLSAEKLAELALIDPKRAKRISANRQSAARSKERKTRHIVELERKLDTLQTKATSLTTQLTLLQRDTNGLTSEIGELKLRLETMEQQEHLHDELNDALKEEMQHLKLLTGQAMANFDSYGADQQFHPNKNAMHTLLTTDQLQQLKLRPQKQQHQLQLLQPYQMHQLQQQQKAGNVKVKGSTPPPGQKDKTSDA, encoded by the exons ATGG GTTATTCAGAGATGGATAAGGACAAAACCCCAAACCATGGTGCAGGCCGTCCACCCCCTTCAGGCATCTACCACGGGTTTTCTCCTCCTGGAAGCTCTTTTAATGTAAAGCCTCATCCTTTAGCTTCCTCTTCATTCCATCAAATGGCGCCTGGTGGTAATTCTGATTTTGATCGGTTAAGTCATGATATTAGTGGAATGCTCGACAACCCACTTGAGAATTTGGGTCATCGTCGTGCACATTCAGAGATACTCAGTCTCCCCGATGATCTTGGCTTCGATAGTGGTCTTGGTGTAGTAGGCGGTGCTGAGCCCTTGTTGTCAGATGAGACAGAGGAGGACTGGTTGTCCACGTTTCTTGACATGGACACGGTCAATTCATCATGTTTTACTTCTGGAATTCAAATAGGTGAATCACCAGCTGCAGCAACAGGGCAGGTGCCACCTGTTGGAGctggaacttcttcaatggaGGCCTTTGCTGGTGGGTCTTGTGAAGGACCTAGAGTTAGGCACCAGCATAGCCAATCAATGGATGGATCAATGACAATAAAGCCGAAGATGCTCATTTCCGGATCAGAGGAACCTGCTGTGTTTGAGACTAGGAAATTCCTGTCAGCAGAAAAGCTTGCTGAGCTTGCTCTTATAGATCCCAAACGTGCAAAGAG GATTTCGGCAAATCGGCAATCAGCTGCAAGGTCGAAAGAAAGGAAAACACGTCACATAGTTGAGCTTGAAAGGAAATTGGATACACTGCAAACAAAAGCAACCTCATTAACGACTCAATTGACTTTGTTGCAG AGAGATACAAATGGTTTAACTTCTGAAATTGGTGAGCTAAAATTGCGCCTGGAAACAATGGAGCAGCAGGAGCACTTGCATGATG AATTGAACGATGCCCTGAAAGAAGAAATGCAGCATCTGAAGTTACTGACTGGCCAAGCTATGGCAAACTTTGACTCATATGGAGCTGATCAGCAATTCCATCCCAACAAGAATGCTATGCATACTCTTTTAACCACAGACCAGCTTCAACAGCTTAAACTTCGTCCTCAAAAGCAGCAACATCAACTTCAGCTTCTTCAGCCGTATCAAATGCATCAGCTGCAGCAACAACAGAAAGCTGGGAACGTGAAAGTGAAAGGATCCACACCTCCTCCAGGCCAGAAAGACAAAACATCTGATGCTTGA